The Ralstonia pickettii DTP0602 genome segment GGGCAGCGTGCAGTCATCCTTGGCCACGGTCTGCTGGAACGGGTACAGGTTCACCACCAGCAGGTCGATCGTCGGGATGTTGTGCTCGGCCAGCGCAGCCATGTGCTCGGGCAGGTCGCGGCGCGCCAGGATGCCGCCGTGGACCTTGGGGTGCAGCGTCTTCACGCGGCCGTCGAGCATTTCCGGGAAGCCGGTGTAGTCGGCCACCTCCGTCACGGGCAGGCCGCTGTCGGCCAGCAGCTTGGCGGTGCCGCCGGTGGAAAGCAGCGTGACGCCGAGCGCATTCAGTTCGCGCGCGAAGTCGACGATACCGGTCTTGTCGGAAACAGAGAGTAGGGCTTGCTTGATCATGGCTGTGGGAGATGCTTCAAATTCAAAGTAAACCGTGCTGCTGCAGCTTCTTGCGCAGCGTATTGCGATTGATGCCGAGGTAGGCGGCAGCCAGCGACTGGTTGCGCTCGGCGCGCAGCATCACGGCCTCAAGCAGTGGCCTTTCCACCGCCTCGAGCACCATGTTGTACATATTGGACGGCTCTTCGCCGTCCAGGTCGCGAAAGTACGTGTCCAGGCTTTCCCGGATGCACTGGTCGATAGCGTTGCGGCTCATGCGGCAAGCAACTCCCCGTTTTTGTTGTTGTTCGCTTCGTCTTTTTCGTTTACCTGCGGTGCGGCGTCGTCCACGTACACCAACCGGTCCGAGAACTGCGCCTGCTCGTCGAAGAACGCATTGACCGCCGCCAGTTGCTCTGTGGTGGATTCCAGCGTGTTCATGCGATGGCGGAACAGGTTCGCGCCGCGCAGCCCGCGCGTGTACCAGGCAATATGCTTGCGCGCGGTGCGCACGCCGGTGAACTCGCCGTAGAAGGCGTAGTGGTCCTCCAGGTGCGCGTTCATGATCGCGCGGATCTCGGCCACTTCCGGCGACGGCAGCAACTCACCGGTCTTCAGGAAGTGTTCGATCTCACGGAACAGCCACGGCCGGCCCTGCGCCGCGCGGCCGATCATGATCGCGTCCGCGCCGGTCAGTGCCAGCACCTCTTTGGCCTTGTGCGGCGTGGTGATGTCGCCGTTGGCGACCACCGGGATCGAGAGCGCTGCCTTGACCGCGGCAATGGTCTCGTACTCGGCGTCGCCGTGGTACAGGTCGGCGCGGGTGCGCCCGTGGATGGTGAGCATGCTGATGCCCGCGTCCTGCACCATGCGCGCGATGCGCAGCGCGTTGCGGTTCTCGCGGTTCCAGCCGGTGCGGATCTTCAGCGTGACCGGCACGCGCTCGCCGACGGCGGCGACCACCGCCTCGACGATGCGCACCACCAGCGGCTCGTTCTGCAGCAGCGCCGAGCCGGCGGCGACGTTGCACACCTTCTTGGCCGGGCAGCCCATGTTGATGTCGATGATCTGCGCGCCGCGGTCCACGTTGTAGCGTGCGGCCTCGGCCATCATCGACGGTTCGGCGCCGGCGATCTGCACGGCGATGGGCTCGACCTCGCCGGCATGGTTGGCGCGGCGCATGGTCTTCTCGCTCTTCCACAACTGTGCGTTGGACGCCACCATCTCCGAGACCGCATAGCCCGCACCGAGCTGCTTGCACAGCTGGCGGAACGGCCGGTCCGTCACGCCCGCCATCGGGGCGACGAACAGGTTATTGCGGAGTTGATGCGGTCCGATCTGCACGATTGGGCGGTGGTGGTGTGGCGATCCTGCGGGCCATGCCGTCCTTGCCGCGCGTTTTGCGCCATGAGGGAACCGGACAGCCTGCTTTGAAACGGAAGACGAAACGGTAAAACATGCCCCTGCCGAAACTGCGGCCGGCGGTGGATCGGGGCATGTGCGAGGGCAGGATTCTACCGCCAAACGGCCACGACTGCCCAATATTTGAGCATCCATGACCGTTTTGCAGACAGAACGTGGCGCAAATGCCGCCGCATGGGCGGCGGCGGGGCAATGATGGCGGGGCGAGCGGGCGGACCGTTGCGCGGGGCGGGGCAATTCGCTTGCCCCTGGCGGAGCCACCCCGCGCGTGGCGCCCGCGCCACTGGCGCTGGCTCAGCGCCGCATGCCGAACATCATATGGCGCGCCAGTGCGTGCCGCAGCGGCGGCAGGCAGGCCAGCGCCGCCAGCGACGCGCCCCGGGCATGGGCGGCCAGCGGGTAGGAGACGCCGAACAGGCGCGGCAGCAGGTCGGTGACGCCGATCGTGACCGCGCGGTCCAGCCGGTGCCGGCTGGCAAAGGCCTGCAGCGCCTGCGGCGTACAGGCGGTGCGCAGCGAGTCGGCCAGCGCGAACGCATCGCGCAGGCCCAGGTTAAGCCCCTGGCCTGCCACCGGGTGCAGCGTCTGCGCCGCATTGCCGACCGCGGCCACGCGGCCGTTGACGGTGACCGGCGCGGCGTTCAGCCCCAGCGGAAAGGCATGGCGCTTGCCCGCCAGCGTGAAATGTCCCATGCGGTCGCCGAACGCCTTGCCCAACTCCTCGGCGAACTCGGCTTCGGGCAGCGCAATGCGGCGCGCCGCCTGTTCCGACGGGCAGCACCACACCAGCGCGTAGCCTTGCACGCCGTGCTCGTCGTGCGGCAGCAGCGCCAGCGGGCCTTCCTCGGTAAAGCGCTCCCAGGCCCAGCCCGGCTGCGGACGCGAGCAGGCGACATGGGCGATCACCGCGGTCTGGCGATAGTCGCGCGTGCGCGCGCCGCGCCCCTGGTGCGCGGCCTGCTCGTGGAACAGCCCGCCCTCGGCCTGCACCACCAGGCACGTGGCAAAGCGCGCCAGCTGGCCGTCGTGGGCGGTGCCGGTCAGGTGCACGTGGCCGGTATCGGCGTCATCCGCGGCGCGTGGCAGCGGATCCTGCTCGATCTGGTCGATGCGGGTCTCGAACACGCGCAGCAGACGGTCCTCCCCGGCGGCCTGCGCGGCGCGGCCGAGAGCGCGTTCCAGCACGTCGCAAAGCTCGCCATAGCGCACCACGTAGCCTAGCGCCGGCACGTCGTAGTCGTCATGGTGCAGCCGTACGTGGCCGAAGCGGCCGCGCTGCGACACATGGATATGTTCGATCGGGCTGCCGGCCACGGGCCAGGCGCCGATCTGCTCCAGCAGCTGGCGGCTGCCGTGCGACAGCGCGATTGCGCGCGGGTCGCGTGCGGCGCGTGCCGGCGTGGCGGCATCGATCAGCGTGACGCGCCAGTCGGTGGTGTGCAGCAGCTGGCAGGCCAGCGCCAGCCCGACCGGGCCGCCGCCGACGATGGCGATATCGCGGATATCAGCTTGCGCTGCCGGCATTGTTGCTGCCTCCTGCATCGCCTCCCGCATTTGCGCCTTCAGTGCCGGCCCCGGCGCCGCGCTTCCAGCAGATCGCGTCCGAGCGCGACTTGCCGGCCGCGGCATCGCGCAGCGCATTGTCGAGCTTCTGCTGGTTGAAGCCCGGCAGCGCGCGCAGCCGCTCGACCAGCTCAGCATGGTTGGCGGCATCGAGCGGCACCACGCAGCCCTGGCCGCTATCCTCCGCGCCGATCAGGATC includes the following:
- a CDS encoding tRNA-dihydrouridine synthase B (K05540: dusB; tRNA-dihydrouridine synthase B [EC:1.-.-.-]): MQIGPHQLRNNLFVAPMAGVTDRPFRQLCKQLGAGYAVSEMVASNAQLWKSEKTMRRANHAGEVEPIAVQIAGAEPSMMAEAARYNVDRGAQIIDINMGCPAKKVCNVAAGSALLQNEPLVVRIVEAVVAAVGERVPVTLKIRTGWNRENRNALRIARMVQDAGISMLTIHGRTRADLYHGDAEYETIAAVKAALSIPVVANGDITTPHKAKEVLALTGADAIMIGRAAQGRPWLFREIEHFLKTGELLPSPEVAEIRAIMNAHLEDHYAFYGEFTGVRTARKHIAWYTRGLRGANLFRHRMNTLESTTEQLAAVNAFFDEQAQFSDRLVYVDDAAPQVNEKDEANNNKNGELLAA
- a CDS encoding Fis family transcriptional regulator (K03557: fis; Fis family transcriptional regulator, factor for inversion stimulation protein), which gives rise to MSRNAIDQCIRESLDTYFRDLDGEEPSNMYNMVLEAVERPLLEAVMLRAERNQSLAAAYLGINRNTLRKKLQQHGLL
- a CDS encoding 2-octaprenyl-6-methoxyphenyl hydroxylase (K03185: ubiH; 2-octaprenyl-6-methoxyphenol hydroxylase [EC:1.14.13.-]) — protein: MPAAQADIRDIAIVGGGPVGLALACQLLHTTDWRVTLIDAATPARAARDPRAIALSHGSRQLLEQIGAWPVAGSPIEHIHVSQRGRFGHVRLHHDDYDVPALGYVVRYGELCDVLERALGRAAQAAGEDRLLRVFETRIDQIEQDPLPRAADDADTGHVHLTGTAHDGQLARFATCLVVQAEGGLFHEQAAHQGRGARTRDYRQTAVIAHVACSRPQPGWAWERFTEEGPLALLPHDEHGVQGYALVWCCPSEQAARRIALPEAEFAEELGKAFGDRMGHFTLAGKRHAFPLGLNAAPVTVNGRVAAVGNAAQTLHPVAGQGLNLGLRDAFALADSLRTACTPQALQAFASRHRLDRAVTIGVTDLLPRLFGVSYPLAAHARGASLAALACLPPLRHALARHMMFGMRR